DNA from Fundulus heteroclitus isolate FHET01 chromosome 17, MU-UCD_Fhet_4.1, whole genome shotgun sequence:
CTACTGAccgttttattttatattgtgcCACGCCCTGTCCATGCCAAACTGCTACACACTCTATATAGagcaaataatttatttattaaacatttagtaTGGCCAGACTGCGATGCTTTAttgaaagaaaagcagaaaacctGAAAGCAAAGATCCAGCTATAACGCAGCAGCATCCCAGCTGAAGTGTTGAAGAATATGTGCAGCACCAAGTCCAGAACTTTCCTCATCTCCCGCTGGTTCTGGTGGGAACAGTGGATAGGTTGTGCTCCCCCGTGCTGCAGCACATTTGGTTCCGAAAACATTGATTTTGGAGTCAAAGTTTCTACTTGAAATATTAGATAGAAGCCAGAGACGCGCTCCAGAGAAATGAGCCCAGAGCGGCTTATTCACAGACAGCGTCCCTGTGTTTACTGGCGGAGGAAACCTCCTTATTAAATATAGAACACAAAGAACCACTGGAGGATTTTGATCTGTGCTGTGTTCAGAAATGCCTCTGCTAACAGAAACGTCGCTTTAATACTCCATGTGAactgattttatatattttaggaGAGTAAATGTGGAGAAAACCCGCCGCTCGCTGCACCAAATGGCAGCCTGTCTGACAGGTGCGGAGGCTCCTGAAACCAAAAGACAAAGTCCTGGAGAGCAAACGGGACGTTGGTGTGTAGAGAGGAGGCTTTTCTTCCTGCTAACGCAACTTTTATGTAATAACTCCTTCATTTGGAGAGGATTTAGAGTGTAAAAGGAGACGGAGAAAACACAAGTGCGGACAGATTTGAGGCGGCAGCGGAGCGGCGGGCTGAGTTGTTTCTTCACGGTTCTCATGTGTGTTATAAGTCCCGCCTCCTGCTCTGAGCCGCACACGTTCACAGGAACATTAAGAGAGAAACATGGCAGAAGAAGCTCCAGCAGCGGCGCCGGCTAAAGCCCCGGCCAAAGCCCCGAAGAAGAAGGCCGCCTCCAAGGCCAAGAAGGATGGACCCAGCCTGTCCAAGCTGATCGTGGCCGCCGTGGCCGAGTCCAAGGAGCGCAAGGGCATGTCTCTGGCGGCGCTGAAGAAGGTGCTGGCCGGCAAAGGCGTGGATGTGACCAAGGCCAACAAGCGCATCAACACCGCCGTCACCAAGCTGGCGACGGCAGGAACCCTGAGCCAGACCAAAGGCACCGGGGCGTCGGGCTCCTTCAAGCTGGCAAAAGACACCAAAGCGGCTAAACCAGCCAAGAAGGTGGTGAAGAAGAAGGCTCCCGCTAAGGCCAAGAagcccgccgccgccgccaagAAGGCCAGCACCCCCAAGAAGGCTGCGGCTAAGAAAACTGCCGCTAAGAAGACCCCTAAGAAGGCTCCAGCCAAGAAATCCCC
Protein-coding regions in this window:
- the LOC118566595 gene encoding histone H1-like, producing the protein MAEEAPAAAPAKAPAKAPKKKAASKAKKDGPSLSKLIVAAVAESKERKGMSLAALKKVLAGKGVDVTKANKRINTAVTKLATAGTLSQTKGTGASGSFKLAKDTKAAKPAKKVVKKKAPAKAKKPAAAAKKASTPKKAAAKKTAAKKTPKKAPAKKSPKKVVKKSPKKAAAAKKPKAAAKKPAAKKAAAKKPAAKKAKK